One segment of Paraburkholderia sp. PGU19 DNA contains the following:
- a CDS encoding SDR family oxidoreductase produces the protein MNNLTGKTALVTGASRGIGRATAIALAQAGARVLVHYSSAEQAADAVVEAIRAAGGQADKVAADLRDANGPHELAKRVRSLTGERLDILVANAGISKAAPIEETTVEDFDDLFAVNVRAPFFLVQQLLPVLGEGSSIVLLSSLAARASVNNLSAYAATKGAVDTLVHHFASALGERGIRVNAIAPGVVETDMSNFARTDAGRDFTLGMQALKRVAQPDDIAGAAVFLASDEARWITGDTLRVDGGSKL, from the coding sequence ATGAACAACCTGACAGGCAAGACCGCGCTCGTAACGGGCGCATCCCGCGGCATCGGCCGCGCCACGGCCATCGCGCTCGCACAAGCAGGCGCGCGCGTGCTGGTCCACTACAGTAGCGCCGAGCAGGCCGCCGACGCCGTCGTCGAAGCGATCCGCGCGGCAGGTGGACAGGCCGACAAGGTCGCCGCCGATCTGCGCGACGCGAACGGGCCGCACGAACTCGCGAAGCGTGTACGGTCGCTGACGGGCGAGCGTCTCGACATCCTCGTCGCGAATGCTGGCATTTCGAAGGCTGCGCCGATCGAAGAAACGACCGTCGAAGATTTCGACGACCTGTTCGCCGTCAACGTGCGCGCGCCGTTCTTCCTCGTGCAGCAGTTGCTGCCCGTGCTCGGCGAAGGCAGCAGCATCGTGTTGCTGTCGTCGCTTGCGGCGCGCGCGTCCGTCAACAACCTGTCCGCGTACGCCGCAACCAAAGGCGCTGTCGATACGCTCGTGCATCACTTCGCGTCCGCGCTCGGCGAACGCGGCATTCGCGTCAACGCGATCGCGCCGGGTGTCGTCGAAACGGATATGTCGAACTTCGCGAGGACGGACGCCGGCCGCGACTTCACGCTGGGCATGCAGGCGCTCAAGCGCGTCGCGCAGCCTGACGATATCGCGGGCGCCGCTGTGTTCCTCGCCTCCGACGAAGCACGCTGGATCACAGGCGACACGCTGCGTGTCGACGGCGGATCGAAGCTCTGA
- a CDS encoding glucose 1-dehydrogenase gives MNEQTVVLVTGALSGIGRATALAFAHTKARIVISGRRADEGHALADTLRSLGAEAEFIAADVRVEDDVQALVERTLARFGKLDIAVNAAGTEGESAPVVEQTVERYSAVFDANVLGTLLAMKHQLRAMSAQRSGSIVNVSSTMGARGAAGASLYVASKHAVEGLTKSAALEAAAFGVRVNAVAPGPVQTQMLDRLTQTSERKAAFLDTVPLKRAGTPDEIAEAIVYVASAGFMTGEVLRVNGGRTAT, from the coding sequence ATGAACGAACAAACAGTCGTACTCGTGACAGGCGCGCTGAGCGGCATCGGACGCGCGACCGCCCTCGCCTTTGCACACACGAAGGCACGCATCGTGATCTCAGGACGGCGCGCAGACGAGGGCCATGCGCTCGCCGACACGCTCCGCTCGCTCGGCGCAGAAGCAGAATTCATCGCCGCCGATGTACGCGTGGAAGACGACGTGCAGGCGCTCGTCGAGCGCACGCTTGCGCGCTTCGGAAAACTCGATATCGCCGTGAACGCGGCAGGCACGGAAGGAGAATCCGCGCCCGTTGTCGAACAGACAGTCGAGCGCTATAGCGCCGTGTTCGACGCGAACGTGCTCGGCACCCTGCTCGCGATGAAGCACCAGTTGCGCGCGATGTCGGCGCAACGCAGCGGCAGCATCGTCAACGTGTCATCGACGATGGGCGCGCGCGGCGCGGCGGGCGCATCGCTTTATGTCGCGAGCAAGCATGCCGTTGAAGGCCTGACGAAATCGGCGGCCCTCGAAGCCGCTGCGTTTGGCGTACGCGTCAACGCCGTCGCGCCGGGGCCCGTGCAAACGCAGATGCTCGACCGTCTCACGCAGACATCCGAGCGCAAGGCCGCGTTTCTCGACACCGTGCCGCTCAAGCGCGCCGGCACTCCGGACGAAATCGCCGAGGCGATCGTCTACGTTGCATCGGCCGGATTCATGACGGGCGAGGTGCTACGCGTGAATGGCGGCCGGACAGCGACCTGA
- a CDS encoding VOC family protein yields MSISFDMKIEIIVIPVSDVDRAKRFYGELGWRLDLDFASSEGDYRVIQFTPPGSGCSIMFGKNMTAATPGSVQGIHLVVSDIVAARSELIRRGIEVGQPFHDVGGVFHHADGKRQEAGLNPDRKSYASYASFSDPDGNGWLLQEVTARLSADLELNDPRFTREVLAAIHGGTTA; encoded by the coding sequence ATGAGCATCAGTTTCGATATGAAGATCGAGATTATCGTCATTCCCGTATCGGATGTCGATCGCGCGAAGCGCTTCTATGGCGAGTTGGGTTGGCGGCTCGATCTCGACTTTGCATCCAGTGAGGGCGACTATCGCGTGATCCAGTTCACGCCGCCTGGCTCCGGATGTTCGATCATGTTCGGCAAGAACATGACGGCGGCAACACCGGGTTCGGTGCAAGGGATTCATCTCGTCGTGTCGGACATCGTGGCCGCGCGGAGCGAACTGATTCGCCGTGGCATCGAGGTCGGCCAGCCATTTCATGACGTAGGCGGCGTGTTCCATCATGCCGACGGAAAACGCCAGGAGGCTGGCCTGAATCCGGACCGGAAGAGCTACGCATCGTACGCATCGTTCAGCGATCCCGACGGCAACGGCTGGCTGCTCCAGGAAGTGACCGCGCGATTGTCGGCAGACCTCGAGTTGAACGACCCGAGATTCACCCGCGAGGTGCTCGCCGCGATTCATGGCGGGACGACGGCTTGA
- a CDS encoding CBS domain-containing protein → MKVEDLMTKRVVTVGFDDTLETVKDIFEQSGFHHLLVVEDRELQGVVSDRDLLRALSPFIDSVVETQRDVGTLSRRVHQIMSRKPITLRPDADVSEAIQLFLAHPISCIPIVDGGSRPVGIVSWRDVLKVCAEMLKSPVDEGGVEPEARA, encoded by the coding sequence ATGAAAGTAGAAGATCTGATGACGAAGCGCGTCGTAACGGTCGGTTTCGACGACACGCTCGAAACCGTCAAGGACATATTCGAGCAATCCGGGTTTCATCACCTGCTCGTCGTTGAAGATCGGGAACTGCAAGGCGTGGTGTCCGACCGCGATCTGTTGCGTGCGTTGAGTCCGTTTATCGACAGCGTGGTCGAAACCCAGCGCGATGTCGGCACGCTGAGCCGGCGCGTGCATCAGATCATGAGCCGCAAGCCCATTACCCTGCGCCCGGACGCCGACGTGAGCGAGGCCATCCAGTTGTTTCTGGCGCATCCCATCTCTTGTATTCCGATTGTCGACGGCGGGTCGAGGCCGGTGGGAATCGTCAGCTGGCGCGATGTTCTGAAGGTCTGTGCGGAGATGCTGAAGTCGCCCGTCGATGAAGGCGGCGTCGAGCCGGAAGCGCGCGCCTAG
- a CDS encoding class I SAM-dependent methyltransferase, translating into MRDMPVSTSPVSPIKDERVNQVLQRLNASRRFPGSEAFGGPSGNDPEAFADYGFSIHPDQGELMYVLCRGMRATRVVDFATSIGMSALYLAAAMRDNGGGLVIGSELVASKAEIARQNLTEAGLPQYADIRVGDARQTLRDVGGPIDFALIDGWPLPDGPSLARTVVELIAPQLRVGGYILNDNAEPDFLEYIRDPASGFISITLPIKRGTELALKIS; encoded by the coding sequence ATGAGAGACATGCCTGTATCCACCTCGCCCGTCAGCCCCATCAAGGACGAGCGCGTCAATCAGGTGTTGCAGCGTTTGAACGCGTCGCGCCGCTTTCCTGGCAGCGAGGCATTCGGCGGGCCGTCGGGCAATGATCCGGAGGCTTTCGCCGACTACGGCTTTTCGATTCATCCCGATCAGGGCGAGTTGATGTACGTGCTCTGTCGTGGGATGCGTGCCACGCGAGTCGTTGATTTTGCAACTTCAATCGGCATGTCGGCGCTGTATCTGGCGGCGGCGATGCGCGACAACGGTGGCGGGCTGGTGATCGGATCGGAGCTGGTTGCGTCTAAGGCGGAGATCGCACGTCAGAATCTGACTGAGGCAGGGCTCCCGCAATATGCGGACATCCGTGTCGGCGATGCGCGGCAAACGCTGCGCGACGTGGGCGGTCCGATCGACTTCGCATTGATCGACGGCTGGCCGTTACCGGACGGGCCGTCGCTCGCGCGCACGGTGGTCGAGCTGATCGCGCCGCAATTGCGCGTCGGCGGGTACATCCTGAACGACAATGCCGAGCCCGATTTCCTCGAGTACATCCGCGACCCGGCCAGCGGTTTCATTTCGATCACTCTGCCGATCAAGCGTGGAACCGAGCTGGCGCTGAAGATCAGTTGA
- a CDS encoding sigma-54 dependent transcriptional regulator, which yields MSSSPIIPFAQNKTNSGGFIGAAPAFRQLVRLIDRVAPTDHALLIFGPTGSGKELVARRVHMRSARHDQPFVDVNCGAIPEHLVEAELFGHVKGAFTGAAENRQGLFQQVGKGTLLLDEIGELPLALQPKLLRVLETRTFRPIGSSTNLRFEGRVVAATHRDLRELSREGRFREDLFYRLAVFVLAVPGLEQRVEDIPALVAHFASQQARHLEFSPAAVRRLSQHAWPGHIRQLRNLISQLSVLAENTLIDVDTLEPFLANEASGPVSRASLADMLLQLDGRDKLAAAEDLLIDRALERTAGNKSAAASLLGVGRKTIERRLKSREEHHREARKCLEHATALIEASRFAEAIPSLRRCLDVLQPNPDQDGVRRLQFDAYRLLGMSLRSVHGWLYAEATACYGAALSIGEGICEPAEIAAIQFGVWTTQLTTLQLKQARATAQDMLQRAQNSRDRVSLDEAHVAMTNTLFWLGDSEEALACLARGDLLGVGRNDTRTGSQGIDLASLALTFEGLAAYQIGAFAQARRAMEMLILRSSEPGPHAFAHAVNLQGASWLACLFDDTDRLGSLSSELESVSIANGFAFYRGVGQILRASHLSTLGHSDEAETIMLDGFDNHVVCNGGALFYSFMAWQHGELLLRAGRAQTCEAMLAGAVDETLARQERVYLGELLVTRARAQWALGDLTAAEQGLRTALSTALAFGSVPARVDAARYLADLLRSTERRAEAIDTLERGLRALPTDRTSRIANAVALLSELRHEVSLGNA from the coding sequence ATGAGTTCTTCCCCGATCATCCCGTTCGCCCAAAACAAGACGAATTCCGGCGGGTTCATCGGCGCCGCGCCTGCATTTCGCCAACTGGTCCGCCTGATCGATCGCGTTGCACCGACCGATCACGCCTTGCTCATTTTCGGGCCGACCGGTTCAGGCAAGGAACTGGTTGCGCGCCGTGTGCACATGCGCAGCGCGCGTCACGACCAGCCGTTCGTCGACGTGAACTGCGGCGCGATTCCCGAGCATCTCGTCGAAGCAGAACTATTCGGGCATGTGAAAGGCGCATTCACGGGCGCAGCGGAAAACCGTCAGGGACTCTTTCAGCAGGTCGGCAAAGGTACGCTGCTGCTCGATGAAATCGGCGAGTTGCCGCTCGCCCTTCAGCCGAAACTGTTGCGTGTGCTCGAAACGCGCACCTTCCGTCCGATTGGTTCTTCGACCAATCTGCGTTTCGAAGGGCGCGTGGTCGCGGCGACTCACCGCGACCTGCGCGAACTCTCGCGCGAAGGTCGTTTCCGGGAAGATCTGTTCTACCGGCTCGCGGTCTTCGTGCTCGCCGTGCCCGGACTCGAACAGCGCGTCGAGGACATCCCCGCGCTCGTTGCGCATTTCGCTTCGCAGCAGGCACGGCATCTGGAGTTTTCTCCCGCTGCCGTGCGGCGGCTCAGCCAGCACGCGTGGCCCGGTCACATCCGGCAGTTGCGCAATCTGATCAGCCAGTTGAGCGTGCTGGCCGAAAATACCCTGATCGACGTTGACACGCTCGAACCGTTTCTCGCCAACGAAGCCTCCGGTCCCGTCTCGCGGGCGAGCCTCGCCGACATGCTGCTGCAACTCGACGGACGCGACAAACTGGCCGCCGCCGAAGATCTGCTGATCGACCGCGCGCTCGAACGGACGGCGGGCAACAAGAGCGCCGCCGCCAGTTTGCTCGGCGTCGGACGCAAGACTATCGAGCGGCGTCTGAAATCGCGTGAGGAGCATCACCGCGAGGCCCGCAAGTGTCTCGAACATGCGACTGCGCTGATCGAAGCGTCGCGCTTCGCCGAAGCCATTCCCTCTTTGCGCCGCTGCCTAGACGTGCTGCAGCCCAATCCCGATCAGGACGGGGTGCGCCGTCTGCAGTTCGACGCTTACCGGCTGCTCGGCATGAGCCTGCGCAGCGTGCACGGCTGGCTCTATGCGGAAGCGACCGCGTGCTATGGGGCCGCGCTGTCGATCGGCGAAGGCATCTGCGAACCGGCGGAAATCGCCGCGATCCAGTTCGGCGTCTGGACGACGCAATTGACGACGCTGCAACTCAAGCAGGCGCGCGCCACCGCGCAGGACATGCTGCAACGTGCGCAGAACAGCCGTGATCGTGTTTCGCTCGACGAAGCCCACGTCGCGATGACCAACACGCTCTTCTGGCTCGGCGACAGCGAGGAAGCGCTGGCATGTCTCGCACGCGGCGATCTGCTCGGCGTGGGGCGCAACGACACACGTACTGGCTCGCAGGGAATCGACCTCGCCAGTCTGGCGCTGACCTTCGAAGGCCTCGCCGCGTATCAGATCGGTGCATTCGCGCAGGCGCGGCGCGCGATGGAAATGCTGATCCTGCGTTCATCGGAACCCGGTCCGCATGCGTTTGCGCATGCCGTCAACCTGCAGGGCGCTTCGTGGCTCGCGTGTCTGTTCGATGACACGGATCGGCTCGGGAGTCTGTCTAGCGAGCTCGAATCGGTGTCGATCGCGAACGGCTTCGCGTTCTATCGTGGCGTAGGTCAGATACTGCGCGCCTCTCATCTCAGCACGCTCGGTCATTCGGACGAAGCGGAAACCATCATGCTCGACGGTTTCGACAATCACGTCGTCTGCAATGGCGGCGCGCTGTTCTATTCGTTCATGGCGTGGCAGCACGGCGAACTGCTGCTGCGGGCGGGCCGTGCGCAAACCTGCGAGGCGATGCTCGCTGGCGCCGTCGACGAAACGCTTGCCCGCCAGGAACGCGTGTATCTCGGCGAACTGCTGGTCACGCGGGCGCGGGCGCAGTGGGCGCTCGGCGATCTGACGGCTGCGGAACAGGGTCTGCGCACCGCGCTTTCGACGGCGCTCGCGTTCGGTTCCGTGCCGGCGCGCGTGGACGCCGCGCGCTATCTTGCGGACCTGCTTCGATCGACGGAACGCCGCGCGGAGGCGATCGATACACTCGAACGCGGATTGCGTGCGTTGCCCACCGACCGGACCAGCCGGATTGCCAACGCGGTGGCGTTGCTTTCCGAACTGCGTCACGAGGTATCTCTCGGCAACGCGTAA
- a CDS encoding HAMP domain-containing sensor histidine kinase has protein sequence MYSTLPAFVSALFLGFGVYVLLTEGVTRLSTPFALMCMATFAWQGTWAFLFQATSPETAGILVKAGYFFILFLPTTFYHFVTELVERRDERPLLMASYALCVILAVLLVTSDEVVAGFSVHFFGDYPRAGRLHPVHVMQTVLLAARSGWLLIVSRRQARARHRRRLLGLCLVSLCLYSLAASDYAVNYGYVFYPPGVIFIAVSLGILAITIVRHGLMRQYFLAATVAQEVAMPLEVIGMHADELGNALPELLRGYQLAVRHQLLVNGLYPGQSERLPTLTRAIRRQIDSTSTVVEMSLASFTLDRLDRRSFGPQSIRHCVESALDRYPFLPGERGRVSVLPIDPQLRFSGTDSLFVFVIFNLLKNALYAIESSGSGSITISAGRDGGFCVVHFNDTGPGIAADVLPHIFDPFYSTKPHGHAGGMGLDFCRRVCDAFGGTISCASTPGVLTTFTLRLPEPGSAADRAIHDPPARARRSRAGQGGIN, from the coding sequence ATGTATTCGACCTTGCCAGCGTTCGTATCCGCGCTGTTCCTGGGCTTCGGTGTCTACGTCCTGCTGACTGAAGGCGTGACGCGTCTGTCGACGCCATTTGCGCTGATGTGCATGGCGACCTTCGCGTGGCAGGGTACGTGGGCGTTCCTGTTTCAGGCCACAAGTCCCGAAACGGCCGGCATACTGGTCAAGGCGGGCTACTTCTTCATCCTGTTTCTGCCAACAACGTTCTATCACTTCGTGACCGAACTCGTCGAACGGCGCGACGAGCGGCCTCTGCTGATGGCGTCGTATGCGCTGTGCGTGATCCTCGCGGTGTTGCTGGTGACGAGCGACGAGGTGGTAGCCGGTTTCAGCGTTCATTTCTTCGGCGATTATCCGCGTGCAGGGCGACTGCACCCGGTGCACGTGATGCAGACCGTTTTGCTCGCCGCTCGCAGCGGATGGCTGCTGATCGTATCGAGGCGTCAGGCGCGTGCCCGTCATAGACGGCGCCTGTTGGGTCTCTGTCTCGTGAGCCTGTGCCTCTATTCTTTAGCGGCGAGCGACTATGCCGTCAATTACGGCTATGTGTTCTATCCGCCCGGTGTCATTTTCATTGCCGTCAGTCTGGGCATTCTGGCCATCACCATTGTCCGGCACGGCTTGATGCGGCAGTACTTTCTCGCCGCGACGGTCGCGCAAGAGGTCGCGATGCCGCTCGAAGTCATCGGCATGCACGCCGATGAACTCGGCAACGCGCTGCCGGAGTTGCTGCGGGGATATCAGCTTGCCGTGCGGCACCAGTTGCTCGTCAACGGGCTTTATCCGGGCCAATCCGAGCGACTGCCAACCCTTACCCGCGCGATTCGCCGTCAGATCGACAGCACGAGTACGGTTGTCGAGATGTCGCTGGCGTCGTTCACACTGGACCGGCTCGATCGCCGGAGCTTCGGCCCACAGTCGATCAGGCATTGCGTCGAATCGGCGCTGGACCGCTATCCGTTCTTGCCTGGCGAGCGCGGTCGCGTCTCGGTTCTCCCGATCGACCCGCAGTTGCGTTTCTCCGGCACGGATTCACTGTTCGTGTTCGTCATCTTCAACCTGCTGAAAAACGCGTTGTACGCGATCGAGTCGAGCGGCTCGGGCAGCATCACGATCAGCGCGGGGCGCGACGGCGGCTTTTGCGTCGTCCATTTCAACGATACCGGTCCGGGTATCGCGGCCGACGTGCTGCCGCATATCTTCGATCCGTTCTATTCGACCAAGCCGCATGGACACGCGGGCGGCATGGGACTCGATTTCTGCCGGCGAGTGTGCGACGCGTTCGGCGGCACGATCTCGTGTGCATCGACACCGGGCGTGCTGACCACGTTCACGCTCCGATTGCCGGAGCCGGGTTCGGCGGCGGACCGCGCAATACACGATCCGCCGGCACGGGCCCGGCGCTCGCGCGCCGGGCAGGGTGGAATCAATTAG
- a CDS encoding glutathione S-transferase, whose translation MLKILGKASSINVRKVLWTCAELDLPFEREDWGTGFRSTQTLEFLSLNPNGLVPVIKDADFVLWESNTIIRYLASRYGGVHLYPADPLMRAPVDQWMDWQATDLNRSWSYAFLALVRQSAAHQAEKEVATSIASWTAHMRILDGQLRATGAFVAGKQFSLADIPVGLSVNRWFSTPFEHTQFPAVSEYFERLSERPGFEAYCANGLP comes from the coding sequence ATGCTCAAGATCCTTGGAAAGGCGTCATCCATCAACGTTCGAAAGGTGCTGTGGACTTGCGCCGAACTCGATCTTCCGTTCGAGCGGGAGGATTGGGGAACCGGGTTCCGGTCCACGCAGACACTCGAGTTTCTCTCGTTGAACCCAAACGGTCTGGTGCCCGTCATCAAGGACGCTGACTTTGTTCTCTGGGAGTCGAACACCATCATCCGCTACCTCGCGTCGCGCTACGGCGGCGTACACCTCTATCCGGCAGATCCACTGATGCGCGCGCCCGTCGATCAATGGATGGATTGGCAGGCAACGGATCTCAACCGCTCGTGGAGCTACGCGTTTCTCGCCCTGGTCCGGCAGTCGGCTGCGCATCAGGCGGAGAAGGAAGTCGCGACGTCGATCGCCAGCTGGACGGCGCACATGCGCATCTTGGACGGACAGTTGCGGGCAACCGGCGCATTCGTTGCCGGAAAGCAGTTCTCGCTCGCTGACATTCCCGTGGGACTGTCGGTCAACCGCTGGTTCAGCACGCCTTTCGAACACACGCAATTCCCGGCCGTATCGGAGTACTTCGAGCGCCTGAGCGAACGTCCGGGCTTCGAAGCCTATTGCGCAAACGGGTTGCCATAA
- a CDS encoding alpha/beta hydrolase, translating to MTRHTHQTAPTQFVEANGVRFAYRRFGTPNGVPLVMNIHFTGTMDHWDPAVTDGLAQNREVILFNNAGISSSSGAVPESIEEMAANAAAFVEALGLKQVDVLGFSMGGLIAQQLAITKPQLVRKVILVGTGPRSGEGMVSLTPEAQEIFGASYAQPDDLWLRVHFAPSEASQAAGRGFVERFRQRTENRDPEANDKVAPAQLAALAKWGAPRENPYDYLDALRQPTLVVNGDNDVIIYSINSWILQQHIPNAQLIIYPDANHGSLYQYPERFVAHVDQFLSEADARNA from the coding sequence ATGACCCGCCATACTCATCAAACCGCGCCGACCCAGTTCGTCGAAGCTAACGGCGTCCGCTTCGCATATCGCCGCTTTGGCACGCCGAACGGCGTGCCGCTCGTCATGAACATTCACTTCACGGGCACGATGGACCATTGGGACCCCGCCGTCACCGATGGCCTCGCGCAAAACCGCGAAGTGATCCTGTTCAACAACGCCGGGATTTCCAGCAGCTCGGGCGCCGTACCAGAGTCGATCGAAGAAATGGCCGCCAATGCCGCTGCGTTCGTCGAAGCGCTCGGGCTGAAACAGGTCGACGTGCTCGGCTTTTCGATGGGCGGCCTGATCGCACAGCAACTCGCGATCACGAAGCCGCAACTGGTGCGCAAGGTGATCCTCGTCGGCACCGGTCCGCGCAGCGGCGAAGGCATGGTGTCGCTCACGCCCGAAGCGCAGGAGATTTTCGGCGCATCGTATGCGCAGCCTGATGACTTGTGGCTGCGCGTGCACTTTGCACCGTCCGAAGCGAGCCAGGCAGCAGGTCGTGGCTTCGTCGAGCGCTTCCGTCAGCGCACGGAGAACCGCGACCCCGAAGCCAACGACAAGGTCGCACCCGCGCAACTCGCCGCGCTCGCGAAGTGGGGCGCGCCGCGCGAGAACCCGTATGACTATCTCGACGCGCTCAGGCAGCCCACGCTCGTCGTCAACGGCGACAACGACGTGATCATCTATTCGATCAACTCGTGGATCTTGCAGCAGCACATCCCGAACGCTCAACTGATCATCTATCCGGACGCCAACCACGGCTCGCTGTACCAGTACCCCGAACGCTTCGTCGCACACGTCGATCAGTTTCTCTCGGAAGCTGACGCACGCAACGCATAA
- a CDS encoding DUF427 domain-containing protein: MSSNNTPNTKTVKIPGPDHPITIERNPSRVVVTVAGRIIADTRNALTLREAHYPPVFYIPRKDVDIALLERTEHSTYCPYKGDAAYFSIPSGGERAVNAIWTYESPYPAVEPIREHLAFYSDRVDSIEERE, from the coding sequence ATGTCCAGCAACAACACGCCGAATACAAAGACCGTGAAGATTCCCGGTCCCGATCACCCCATCACCATCGAACGCAACCCTTCGCGCGTCGTCGTCACGGTCGCGGGCCGCATCATCGCCGACACACGCAACGCGCTGACGCTGCGCGAAGCGCACTATCCGCCCGTGTTCTACATCCCGAGAAAGGATGTCGACATCGCGCTGCTCGAACGCACGGAGCATTCGACGTACTGCCCATATAAGGGCGACGCCGCGTACTTTTCGATCCCGTCGGGTGGCGAGCGCGCGGTCAACGCGATCTGGACTTACGAGTCGCCGTATCCCGCTGTCGAGCCGATTCGCGAGCACCTCGCGTTCTACAGCGACCGCGTCGATTCGATCGAAGAACGTGAATAA
- a CDS encoding helix-turn-helix transcriptional regulator: MDHCAITFDVCYVPRRLARDDTCTESQAAMVKRVHRYVDAHLCDDQLSPESVLSALQLPRSTLYRLFQHEGGLGAYIRDLRLRHAADDLIRYPHALVLEIAFGLGFKSASVFTRAFRRAYGMAPQEYRALAGK, from the coding sequence ATGGACCACTGCGCTATCACATTTGACGTTTGCTACGTGCCGCGACGCCTGGCGCGCGACGACACCTGCACGGAATCACAAGCCGCCATGGTCAAGCGCGTGCATCGCTATGTCGACGCGCATCTGTGCGACGATCAACTCTCGCCCGAAAGCGTCCTGAGCGCGCTACAGCTTCCGCGCTCGACGTTGTATCGCCTGTTTCAGCACGAGGGCGGCCTCGGCGCCTACATCCGCGATCTCAGGCTGCGCCATGCAGCCGATGACCTCATCCGCTATCCGCACGCGCTGGTGCTGGAGATTGCCTTCGGACTGGGCTTCAAAAGCGCGTCCGTCTTTACGCGTGCATTCCGGCGCGCTTATGGAATGGCGCCGCAGGAATATCGCGCTCTGGCTGGCAAATGA
- a CDS encoding glutathione S-transferase — MNTELTLYESKASPNSRRVRIFLAEKGIEIPVKAVNLGEKEQFSAAYVAINPRRQVPALVLQDGTTIGEVPAIWRYVEEAYPAKPALLGTTPQQKALIAMWERRAELDGFAAVMEGVRNAVAGLKGRALSGPHAYEQIPEIVERSQLRVANFFADFNDRLKQVPFVAGDEFSAADITTLVTIDFAAGGMKMNIPAEFDALQAWYDKVSTRPSSKA, encoded by the coding sequence ATGAATACCGAACTCACGCTTTACGAATCAAAGGCTTCTCCGAACTCTCGCCGTGTGCGCATTTTTCTTGCCGAGAAGGGCATCGAGATCCCGGTTAAAGCAGTGAACCTTGGCGAGAAAGAGCAATTCTCCGCCGCATATGTAGCGATCAATCCTCGCCGTCAGGTTCCTGCACTCGTTCTGCAGGACGGCACGACCATTGGTGAAGTCCCGGCAATCTGGCGCTACGTCGAAGAAGCGTATCCTGCGAAGCCCGCTTTGCTGGGCACGACACCACAACAGAAAGCGCTGATTGCAATGTGGGAACGGCGCGCCGAACTCGACGGATTTGCGGCGGTGATGGAAGGTGTGCGCAATGCCGTGGCCGGCCTGAAAGGTCGCGCGTTGTCAGGTCCGCATGCTTACGAACAGATTCCTGAGATCGTCGAACGCAGCCAGCTGCGTGTGGCCAATTTCTTTGCCGACTTCAACGATCGTCTCAAGCAAGTGCCGTTCGTCGCGGGTGACGAATTCTCGGCGGCCGACATCACGACGCTGGTGACTATCGACTTTGCGGCAGGCGGCATGAAGATGAACATTCCCGCAGAATTCGACGCGCTGCAGGCGTGGTACGACAAGGTGTCGACACGTCCTTCTTCGAAGGCTTAG